The Sebastes umbrosus isolate fSebUmb1 chromosome 23, fSebUmb1.pri, whole genome shotgun sequence genome contains a region encoding:
- the golgb1 gene encoding golgin subfamily B member 1 isoform X1 — MFSRLATVLQELSGEEGPDGDPQGMLVPQLPAGEGSAPSESEAPPEEAMERLAHLEQLVVQLKEFIRDKDTELSKKDAQLKNEKDEAEARFTKLKLQAKAKMVSLSKQITELKGQGGAPQSPDSSFTGAAVEEELQELKNKLSEEEANSRELQQRLQTTEQLLQGKESAHAEQLCKLQAVVCEKDVRFQEQIQKHEEELLRVTTQSQSNSELQQALHAAQRRGEELEEAFSSRSQVLEMLQQEVSSADQQKQILTAQFRQMEQELAEAVKQREEERQRWTEQASRADAEVAALRSSLEDLEMERTEVARQGGELASLREAAQEALEKEKMDVARLERELALMKEAELAAVQASRDASESDKAEIVRLEGELASVREAVVHASQDASEREGSDKLERELASLKKEHEDAQKKGEILAEVWRHLRSLALEEAAEEEEEVPVPADLSLILESVQSIETQLTRLKDERGEREEHCAELTNTMETLQEQLYRKTTEQEETTAKIQQLEHQIVTASQSDDVTEPSTQDSSEAKKALILDLEQQLLEKDNELVALRESLRLAEEHRSSGVASCDDQTPDQEQDAGTAPHDSSASLPDFMDDTQEEETTLVAGDTSVLSMSADNESSPELIGHQSEESKGTSSDEMVASSDSEVAHSSWTLLEAVNQDGGQEWPSLLQDFGQLQLQSWEATSMEQETSTVQVESSSVIIRETVQVHVTQQSTDGGDVPSGQVFAQALAEELQKRYSELLAELQRLRDAAAESQEKIKILEEETQSLTAAKEEAEFQANSFTEEFKSAREELDKLSQQSSSGVEKHSVEMQLLEEQIDILSADSKTKEEKIQALQEDLETARQAFSDQEVQARMLSAQLENRELLSSELERRLQDMETSMLEYSQTSELNNDTLSKKDTEISELQVCLSQKEQEVMELSDSMSAKLLQAEEEKFQIDSEVSKLKEQIVDLEKVRGERVSSEDVEDVGDELASVRKEKGALEKQLTTTKKKLQAALVQRKELMKKVADFEVEAKKWKEQDETPEVEQSSGREIQEMEAKLAELEHALRSKEEAVETLELKISEQDQLLAETLAMNKKLSEEAENSQQASETTVLHPQSASLEAECETLQKKVQEAQESRKETIRKAKEKDRHHREQLKQQKEEYNELVERFEMQSGERDALLAKLRELEENAERELPHQEKKQLAENVVKQAASDWVQEDWVDFATSDTDSSQPQSSDVIQHPAEQSDVLPAQMEDSVNALRGEIQSVRTANAELETQLQETHSSLSLKEAELLEISKELQALREKESQIDALSEEINDLREMYHQAESHAETLKAEMEAAAEAASADSTTSITTLQAEVEDFKQFLDSKNHEITELSQQLSEQNSLIHSMQDTVSQKDQVISSLQEELQEKNQRLEVEVPQKQEEEKDSEAKIQHLQRKLQAALISRKEALKENKTKKEQLASAETLVAELQKKMESAKDELEKLRGERVRLIDEVDRMLLENQSLGSSCESLKLAMEDVLTEKDACKREVELAKEEAARTCREWEEKVQGMKDEYETLLKSYENVSDEAERVRRVLEAARQERKELQARVRTHEAGKQEAERQAEEAHKEVDSVKDKMRKFAKTKQQKILEIEEENERLREMQDKTVIKREGKAMKAQVERLQDELEALKAELDATVAERDALGQQIEELRAQTGEKEATLLSAAAVVEEVVTAQQSDVIMTKAEPVESRYEDKEETPAERIAAVSAPEPEEKEKAEMTESVLLLEDKMREMEAAVNAERERWQEQEARLKAELASLERDLQESKEKESVVASLEKCLQEGKEREKSLVEEGSKREAQFKELLRSLETEKDNLEERLMNQLAQLNGSIAGYQQEAADHREHLAELQRDVERLERERAELETEARSESDRAARLEEDMRQAQRERAEAEAESGKQRELEQQLRSAQRVREGSQSRARQLEELLREKQLEVRQLQKDCIKYQERISELAREGKALQISHDELHSKLEQSQLETSKTVEELKRTEAELAGCKTQLDDAQKQASEALAEKTAIEQNAKKREASMKAEAEQTLDSVRFRLGAELKEIELRLEAVDRERDKEEEATLEAREMADAADRRAQEMQARLDESLARLAAFSRCMSSLQDDRDRVLDETRQWETRFNEALQGKEAEVREAETRAKELAEQLQRESALKEELLLSVDRLEKADKDLQLKLEEEVKKVTEIQAALEEERSKLQQTTTELQASQSEARALKNEVESLNQRTRALEEAVGRLQGEADQARTELREREAEERRLCLNVEQLETDLRSSKTLTERLQTELHEKERREVEMLVEKEQAVAQAAEEARKEADSRAQGAEEELEQRRGEVRDLEEKLRKAEEESNNRKTRLDSFMKAMGSLQDDRDRVLNMYKQLEEKHLQVMLEKDGLIQEAAGENNSLKEELRSLLVQRDDLYAEKAQLSAQLHGYRDELNQVLSMKDSQHKQLLAAQRERIASLEKEREELESQLKSVSAAREEEVVKVERETLSQAVDVRTASQVMDAPGAEVEKLREQLQAAKEQVEALEERLQKERQEWENKRKELAELRWEGGVMRTESETAQERVAELARDLLTVEQSLLEEKEVATRLKAENQSFSKAMASLQDSRDQAVNKVEELSLKLEEMSKTGGLAAHSSPGGTTGEVWGLKNALQALQNDRERLLEQLQMQSSELKKQQSELARLGAGELIKVSQELFEEKRRSEDMLGDIMKLENVVEMGSQDIETLRLERIDWMAQAEQLKQQTLATLSERDHHLRQLTAMLEEARAQKPKLQQEHYQRENTEEVDSAPGAPQERSSVVDSHAYIAEVKELQRRLDDEMQQRVAAEEQLMATQDRLKRHSQTKWPSAEEEDQSETAVFIEPEGTVTRTRRGGPGLMRMLRVAFCSRQRTPLLFSLYLLTVHVLLLLCLSGYL; from the exons ATGTTCAGCCGTCTGGCCACGGTCCTCCAGGAGCTCTCTGGGGAGGAGGGTCCAGATGGAGATCCGCAG GGCATGCTGGTGCCTCAGCTCCCTGCCGGTGAGGGCTCGGCTCCATCCGAGTCTGAGGCCCCTCCTGAGGAGGCCATGGAGAGGCTGGCTCACCTGGAACAACTGGTGGTCCAGCTGAAGGAGTTCATCCGAGACAAAGACACTGAGCTGTCTAAGAAAGATGCACAGCTCAAG AATGAGAAAGACGAAGCTGAGGCCCGCTTCACCAAACTCAAACTGCAGGCCAAAGCCAAGATGGTTTCACTCAGCAAGCAGATAACTGAGTTGAAAGGACAAGGAGGAGCACCG CAGAGTCCAGACAGCTCTTTTACAGGAGCTGCAGTCGAGGAGGAGCTCCAGGAACTGAAGAACAAGCTGAGTGAGGAGGAGGCCAACAGCAGAGAGCTCCAGCAGCGACTCCAGACCACAGAACAGCTCCTACAAGGGAAGGAGTCCGCACATGCTGAACAG ttgtgTAAACTGCAGGCTGTGGTCTGTGAGAAGGACGTGCGTTTCCAAGAACAGATCCAGAAACATGAAGAAGAGCTGCTGAGGGTCACAACGCAGTCTCAGAGTAACAGCGAGCTTCAGCAG GCGCTGCATGCAGCACAGAGGCGTGGTGAAGAGCTCGAGGAGGCCTTTAGTTCTCGCTCCCAAGTGCTGGAAATGCTGCAGCAGGAAGTGAGCAGTGCTGATCAGCAGAAACAG ATCTTGACCGCTCAGTTCCGGCAGATGGAGCAGGAGCTGGCCGAGGCCGtgaagcagagggaggaggagaggcagcggtgGACCGAACAGGCCAGCAGGGCCGACGCGGAGGTCGCAGCCCTCCGATCCAGCCTGGAGGACCTTGAGATGGAGAGAACGGAGGTGGCGAGGCAGGGGGGCGAGCTGGCCTCCCTGAGAGAGGCGGCGCAGGAGGCTctggagaaggagaagatggacGTCGCCAGATTGGAGAGAGAGCTGGCTCTGATGAAAGAGGCCGAGCTCGCAGCCGTCCAAGCGAGCCGCGATGCTTCAGAGAGCGACAAGGCGGAAATAGTTCGGCTTGAAGGTGAGCTTGCATCCGTGAGAGAGGCGGTTGTCCATGCCAGCCAGGACGCCTCAGAGCGGGAGGGGTCTGATAAACTAGAGCGAGAGCTGGCTTCACTTAAGAAGGAACATGAAGACGCCCAGAAAAAGGGTGAGATCTTGGCCGAAGTTTGGAGACATCTACGTTCTCTGGCTCTGGaagaagcagcagaagaagaagaagaagtcccCGTCCCTGCTGACCTCTCCCTGATCCTGGAATCTGTTCAGTCTATTGAGACTCAACTGACGAGGCTGAAAGATGAACGCGGTGAGAGAGAGGAACATTGTGCCGAGCTCACCAACACCATGGAAACCCTGCAGG AACAACTCTACAGAAAAACCACAGAACAGGAGGAAACCACTGCCAAGATACAACAGCTGGAGCACCAAATTGTAACG GCGTCTCAAAGCGATGATGTGACTGAACCTTCCACTCAGGATTCATCTGAAGCTAAAAAAG CGCTCATACTGGACCTGGAGCAGCAGCTTCTAGAAAAAGACAATGAGCTGGTGGCCTTGCGagagtccctcagactggctgAAGAGCACCGCTCCAGTGGGGTTGCATCATGTGACGACCAGACTCCAGATCAGGAACAGGATGCCGGTACGGCCCCCCATGACAGCTCTGCGTCCCTCCCTGACTTCATGGACGACACACAAGAAGAGGAGACCACCTTAGTTGCCGGGGACACCTCAGTCctctccatgtctgctgataacgAGAGCAGCCCAGAGCTGATTGGACACCAGTCTGAAGAATCTAAAGGGACGTCCTCAGACGAGATGGTGGCCAGTAGTGATTCAGAGGTGGCCCACAGCAGCTGGACTCTCCTGGAGGCTGTTAATCAAGACGGAGGCCAGGAGTGGCCGTCCCTCCTGCAGGACTTTGGCCAGTTGCAGCTGCAGTCGTGGGAGGCGACGAGCATGGAGCAGGAAACCTCCACAGTTCAAGTTGAGTCGTCCTCCGTCATCATCCGAGAGACGGTACAAGTTCATGTAACTCAGCAGAGCACGGATGGCGGCGACGTGCCCTCTGGCCAGGTCTTCGCTCAGGCGTTAGCTGAGGAGCTTCAGAAGAGGTACAGCGAGCTTCTGGCTGAGCTTCAGAGGCTCAGAGATGCAGCGGCAGAGTCACAAGAGAAAATCAAGATCCTGGAAGAAGAAACACAGTCTCTTACTGCTGCCAAAGAAGAGGCAGAGTTCCAGGCGAATAGTTTTACAGAGGAGTTTAAATCAGCCAGAGAGGAGCTGGACAAGCTCTCTCAGCAAAGCAGCTCTGGGGTGGAGAAACACAGTGTTGAAATGCAGCTTCTAGAAGAGCAGATCGACATTTTAAGTGCTGATAGTAAAACTAAAGAAGAGAAGATCCAGGCGCTGCAGGAAGATCTGGAAACAGCCCGCCAGGCTTTCTCCGATCAGGAGGTGCAGGCCAGGATGCTGAGCGCTCAGCTGGAGAACAGAGAGCTCCTCTCCTCCGAGCTGGAAAGGAGGCTTCAAGATATGGAAACCAGCATGTTGGAGTACTCTCAGACGTCAGAGCTCAACAACGACACTCTGTCGAAGAAGGACACGGAGATCAGCGAGCTGCAGGTCTGCCTCAGCCAAAAAGAGCAAGAGGTGATGGAGCTCAGTGACAGCATGTCAGCTAAACTCCTCCAGGCAGAAGAAGAGAAGTTCCAGATAGACAGCGAAGTCAGTAAACTGAAGGAGCAGATAGTGGACCTTGAGAAAGTCAGAGGCGAGAGAGTGAGCTCTGAGGATGTTGAAGATGTAGGTGATGAACTCGCTAGTGTGCGAAAGGAGAAAGGAGCGCTGGAAAAGCAACTGACAACCACGAAGAAGAAGCTGCAGGCTGCACTTGTGCAGCGCAAAGAACTCATGAAGAAGGTTGCAGATTTTGAGGTTGAAGCAAAGAAATGGAAAGAGCAAGATGAAACTCCAGAGGTAGAACAATCTAGTGGACGTGAGATTCAGGAAATGGAGGCTAAACTTGCCGAACTCGAGCACGCTTTAAGATCCAAAGAAGAAGCAGTCGAGACTCTCGAGTTGAAAATAAGCGAGCAGGATCAACTTCTCGCTGAGACGCTTGCGATGAATAAAAAGCTAAGTGAGGAAGCTGAAAACTCGCAGCAGGCTTCTGAAACAACCGTGTTACATCCCCAATCAGCTTCTCTTGAAGCAGAGTGTGAAACCCTTCAGAAGAAAGTCCAAGAGGCCCAAGAATCTCGCAAGGAGACCATCCGCAAAGCGAAAGAGAAAGATAGGCACCACCGCGAACAGCTGAAGCAGCAGAAAGAAGAATACAACGAGCTTGTGGAGCGTTTTGAGATGCAGAGCGGCGAGCGAGACGCTCTTCTGGCTAAACTGAGAGAATTAGAAGAAAACGCTGAAAGAGAGCTACCTCACCAAGAGAAGAAGCAACTGGCTGAAAATGTGGTAAAGCAAGCAGCAAGTGATTGGGTCCAGGAGGATTGGGTGGATTTCGCCACATCTGACACTGATTCATCGCAACCACAGTCCAGCGACGTAATCCAGCATCCTGCAGAGCAGTCTGACGTCCTTCCTGCACAAATGGAGGACTCTGTGAACGCTCTCCGAGGAGAGATCCAGTCTGTGCGGACGGCTAACGCAGAGCTGGAGACGCAGCTGCAGGAAACGCACAGCAGTTTGTCACTGAAGGAGGCTGAATTATTAGAAATTAGCAAAGAGCTACAAGCGCTAAGAGAAAAGGAAAGTCAGATTGATGCACTCTCAGAGGAAATTAATGATCTCAGAGAAATGTACCACCAGGCCGAGTCTCACGCTGAAACCCTGAAAGCCGAGATGGAAGCAGCAGCCGAAGCAGCGTCTGCAGATTCTACAACCTCTATTACAACTCTTCAGGCCGAGGTGGAGGACTTCAAGCAGTTCCTTGACAGCAAGAACCATGAAATCACGGAGCTAAGCCAGCAGCTGAGCGAGCAGAACTCCCTCATACACTCAATGCAGGACACGGTGTCCCAGAAGGATCAGGTGATATCGTCTTTACAGGAAGAGCTGCAAGAAAAAAACCAAAGGTTGGAGGTCGAGGTGCCACAGAagcaagaggaggaaaaagacagCGAGGCGAAGATCCAGCACCTTCAACGGAAACTTCAGGCGGCTCTGATTTCTCGCAAAGAggctttaaaagaaaacaaaaccaagaaggAGCAACTAGCGTCAGCTGAGACGCTCGTAGCCGAACTGCAGAAGAAGATGGAGTCAGCGAAAGATGAGCTGGAGAAGCTGAGAGGGGAGAGAGTTAGGCTGATTGATGAGGTGGACCGGATGTTACTGGAAAACCAAAGCTTAGGCTCGTCCTGTGAGAGCCTCAAACTGGCCATGGAGGACGTCCTGACTGAGAAAGACGCCTGTAAGAGAGAAGTGGAGCTGGCAAAAGAAGAAGCCGCTAGAACCTGCAGAGAATGGGAGGAAAAGGTCCAAGGCATGAAGGACGAGTACGAGACTCTGCTCAAGTCGTACGAAAACGTCAGCGACGAGGCCGAGCGAGTGAGGCGCGTCCTGGAAGCCGCCAGGCAGGAGAGAAAAGAGCTCCAGGCCCGGGTGAGGACGCACGAGGCCGGGAAGCAGGAAGCTGAGAGACAGGCGGAGGAGGCGCACAAAGAGGTGGATTCAGTGAAAGACAAAATGAGGAAGTTCGCCAAAACGAAGCAGCAGAAGATACTGGAGATAGAGGAGGAGaatgagagactgagagagatgCAGGACAAGACTGTGATAAAACGAGAGGGCAAGGCGATGAAAGCGCAGGTGGAGAGACTTCAGGATGAGCTGGAGGCTTTGAAAGCGGAGTTGGATGCGACTGTGGCAGAAAGAGATGCTTTAGGGCAGCAGATCGAAGAGTTGAGGGCCCaaacaggagagaaagaggctACTCTGCTTAGCGCTGCAGCTGTTGTAGAAGAGGTCGTCACTGCCCAGCAATCAGACGTAATCATGACCAAAGCAGAGCCTGTTGAGAGTCGGTATGAAGACAAAGAAGAGACACCCGCTGAGCGAATAGCTGCAGTGAGTGCACCAGAAcctgaggaaaaagaaaaagcagaaatgaCTGAAAGTGTTCTTTTATTAGAGGATAAAATGAGGGAGATGGAGGCAGCTGTTAATGCAGAGAGGGAGCGGTGGCAGGAACAGGAGGCTAGACTCAAAGCTGAGCTGGCCTCTCTTGAGCGAGACCTTCAGGAGAGTAAAGAGAAGGAGAGCGTCGTGGCGTCACTGGAGAAATGCCTCCAAgagggtaaagagagagagaagagcctGGTTGAGGAGGGTTCAAAGAGGGAGGCTCAGTTCAAAGAGCTGCTCAGGAGTCTGGAAACGGAGAAGGACAACCTGGAGGAGCGTCTGATGAACCAGCTGGCTCAGCTCAACGGCAGCATCGCCGGCTACCAGCAAGAGGCGGCGGACCACCGGGAGCACCTCGCCGAGCTGCAGCGGGACGTGGAGAGGTTGGAGAGAGAGCGAGCCGAGCTGGAGACCGAGGCTCGGAGCGAGAGCGACCGGGCCGCCAGGCTGGAGGAGGACATGAGGCaagcccagagagagagagccgaaGCCGAAGCGGAGTCCGGGAAGCAGAGGgagctggagcagcagctgagGTCGGCGCAGAGGGTCAGAGAGGGGAGTCAGAGCAGAGCGCgtcagctggaggagctgctgaggGAGAAGCAGCTGGAGGTGCGTCAGCTGCAGAAGGACTGCATCAAGTACCAGGAGAGGATCAGCGAGCTGGCGAGGGAAGGTAAAGCGCTTCAGATAAGCCACGACGAGCTCCACAGCAAGCTAGAACAATCCCAACTGGAGACTTCTAAAACCGTAGAAGAGCTGAAAAGGACTGAAGCAGAGTTGGCCGGCTGCAAAACTCAGCTGGATGACGCCCAGAAGCAGGCAAGCGAGGCTTTAGCTGAGAAAACCGCCATCGAGCAGAACGCCAAAAAGAGAGAGGCCTCGATGAAAGCGGAGGCAGAGCAAACACTCGACTCTGTGAGATTCAGGCTCGGGGCCGAGCTGAAGGAGATTGAGCTGAGACTGGAGGCggtggacagagagagggacaaggaggaggaagcCACTCTGGAGGCCAGAGAGATGGCAGACGCAGCAGACAGACGGGCCCAGGAGATGCAAGCTCGTCTGGACGAGTCTCTCGCCAGGCTAGCTGCCTTCTCGCGCTGCATGTCCTCACTGCAGGACGACCGGGACAGAGTTCTGGATGAGACCCGACAGTGGGAGACTCGCTTTAATGAAGCTCTGCAGGGTAAGGAGGCTGAAGTTCGGGAGGCTGAAACAAGAGCTAAAGAGCTGGCAGAGCAGCTTCAGAGAGAATCTGCGCTGAAAGAGGAACTTCTGCTTTCAGTGGACAG actagagAAAGCAGATAAAGATTTGCAGCTGAAGCTGGAAGAGGAGGTAAAGAAAGTCACAGAGATCCAAGCTGCcctagaggaggagaggagcaagcTTCAGCAGACTACGACTGAGCTGCAGGCTTCACAAAGTGAAGCCCGCGCCCTGAAAAACGAGGTGGAGAGTCTCAATCAGAGGACCAGAGCTCTGGAGGAGGCTGTCGGTCGGCTGCAGGGTGAAGCGGACCAGGCCAGGACGGAGCTGAGGGAGCGGGAGGCAGAAGAGAGGCGGCTGTGTCTGAACGTGGAGCAGCTAGAGACGGACCTGAGGTCCTCTAAGACCCTGACAGAGAGACTGCAGACGGAGTTACAtgagaaagaaaggagggaggtggagatgCTGGTGGAGAAGGAGCAAGCTGTCGCTCAG GCTGCAGAGGAGGCGAGAAAGGAGGCCGACAGCCGGGCGCAAGGAGccgaggaggagctggagcagagaaGAGGGGAAGTGCGGGATCTGGAAGAAAAGCTGCGAAAGGCTGAGGAGGAGAGTAACAACAGGAAAACCCGACTGGACTCATTCATGAAGGCCATGGGCTCTTTGCAGGACGACAGAGACCGAGTCCTCAACATGTACAAACAACTGGAGGAGAAACACCTGCAG GTGATGTTGGAGAAGGACGGTCTGATCCAAGAGGCGGCTGGGGAGAACAACAGCCTGAAAGAAGAGCTACGCTCTCTGCTGGTCCAGAGAGACGACCTGTACGCTGAAAAGGCCCAGCTGTCCGCTCAGCTTCACGGGTACCGTGATGAACTCAACCAAGTCCTGAGCATGAAGGACTCCCAACACAAGCAGCTCCTGGCAGCTCAGCGAGAGCGTATTGCCTCTCTGGAGAAGGAACGAGAGGAATTGGAAAGTCAGTTAAAGAGCGTTAGCGCagccagagaagaagaagtagttaAAGTGGAAAGGGAGACTCTTAGCCAGGCTGTTGACGTCAGGACAGCGTCGCAGGTGATGGATGCTCCCGGTGCAGAGGTCGAGAAACTGAGGGAGCAGCTGCAAGCGGCGAAGGAACAAGTGGAGGCGTTGGAGGAGCGCCTACAAAAGGAGAGACAAGAGTGGGAGAACAAGCGCAAAGAGCTCGCCGAGCTGCGATGGGAGGGAGGCGTGATGCGGACCGAGTCGGAGACGGCTCAGGAGAGGGTGGCGGAGCTGGCCAGAGACCTGCTGACTGTCGAGCAGAGTCTGCTGGAGGAGAAAGAGGTGGCGACGCGGCTGAAAGCAGAGAACCAGTCGTTCTCAAAAGCCATGGCGTCCCTCCAGGACAGCAGGGACCAGGCGGTGAACAAGGTCGAGGAGCTGAGCCTAAAGCTGGAAGAGATGAGTAAGACAGGTGGCCTCGCAGCACACAGCAGCCCTGGAGGAACCACTGGAGAAGTGTGGGGGCTGAAGAACGCACTACAAGCTCTGCAGAATGACCGGGAGAGACTG CTGGAGCAGCTTCAAATGCAGTCGTCTGAGCTCAAGAAGCAGCAGTCGGAGCTGGCTCGACTGGGAGCAGGAGAGCTGATTAAAGTCAGCCAGGAGCTGTttgaggagaagaggaggagcgaAGACATGCTTGGTGACATCATGAAGCTAGAGAATGTGGTGGAAATGGGCTCGCAGGATATAGAAACTCTCAG ACTGGAGCGTATTGACTGGATGGCTCAAGCAGAGCAGCTGAAGCAGCAGACCCTCGCCACGCTCTCAGAGAGGGACCATCACCTGCGGCAACTCACCGCCATGCTGGAGGAAGCCCGCGCTCAGAAGCCCAAACTTCAGCAGGAACACTATCAGAGAGAG AACACAGAGGAAGTGGACAGTGCACCTGGAGCTCCACAGGAGCGAAGCAGCGTGGTGGACAGCCACGCCTACATAGCTGAGGTCAAAGAGCTGCAGAGAAG GCTGGATGATGAGATGCAGCAGAGGGTGGCTGCTGAGGAGCAGCTAATGGCCACGCAGGATCGACTCAAACG tcaCAGCCAGACTAAATGGCCctctgcagaagaagaggatCAGTCAGAGACGGCTGTTTTCATCGAGCCGGAAGGAACCGTCACTCGA ACTCGGAGAGGTGGCCCGGGTTTGATGCGGATGCTCCGAGTGGCTTTCTGCTCCCGTCAGCGTACCCCTCTGCTGTTCAGCCTCTATCTGCTCACTGTGcacgtcctgctgctgctgtgtctgaGCGGGTACCTCTGA